From a single Silene latifolia isolate original U9 population chromosome 6, ASM4854445v1, whole genome shotgun sequence genomic region:
- the LOC141586462 gene encoding uncharacterized protein LOC141586462 → MNPYLQEYDDDDSPSFNTYSTNTDIAQIASRVVAVTLNNNGNNDDGGNDDEFEFGLAGNTSQDSFPVYPVFNRDLLRDLGSSDQTTKAIQLRELFDEDDSTLSADLEGVSPDTYCLWAPKSPSLSPSPSPGRCMKSSSTGSGPSPTVSKTWRLRNLLRRSKSDGKEGLMLVKNVKDKSSASSSSSSRPPSSPRRKSYLPYKQDLVGFFGSPQTLRRINIPPF, encoded by the coding sequence ATGAACCCTTACCTACAAGAATACGACGATGATGATAGTCCTAGTTTTAACACTTACTCAACTAACACCGATATCGCTCAAATCGCTTCTCGCGTCGTTGCCGTTACTTTAAACAACAACGGTAACAATGATGATGGCGGTAACGATGATGAATTTGAGTTCGGTTTAGCAGGAAATACGTCTCAGGATTCATTTCCGGTTTATCCGGTTTTCAACCGGGATTTACTGCGAGATCTCGGGTCGTCGgatcaaacaacaaaagcaatccAATTAAGGGAACTATTTGACGAAGACGATTCAACTTTGTCGGCAGATCTTGAGGGAGTGTCGCCGGACACGTACTGTTTGTGGGCCCCAAAATCACCGTCACTGTCACCGTCGCCGTCGCCAGGGAGGTGTATGAAGAGTAGCTCAACGGGGTCAGGGCCTTCGCCAACGGTGTCCAAGACGTGGAGATTGAGGAATTTGTTGAGACGAAGTAAGAGTGATGGTAAAGAAGGGTTGATGTTAGTCAAGAATGTCAAGGATAAATCATCCGCATCGTCATCGTCGTCGTCGAGGCCGCCGTCATCTCCTCGAAGGAAGTCTTATTTACCATACAAGCAAGATTTGGTGGGCTTTTTTGGAAGTCCTCAAACTTTGAGGAGGATTAACATCCCTCCTTTctaa